A single genomic interval of Tsukamurella paurometabola harbors:
- the ilvA gene encoding threonine ammonia-lyase IlvA: protein MSTTSSMSSAAADLTVHSIIEARARLAGVVSVSPLQHCERLSALTGAKVYLKREDLQVVRSYKIRGAYNLMAQLTEAEKAAGVVAASAGNHAQGVAFACRAMEVHGRIYVPTTTPKQKRDRIRAHGGRYVELIATGETYDAAAAAAKDDVTSTGATWVHAFDDPRTTAGQGTIGVELVEQLGGVVPDVTVMPVGGAGCFAGVTRYLRSQSASATIVGAEPAGAPSLARAIEAGAPVDLPTIDPFVDGAAVKRIGSIGYDVAVSEGAAVWPAHEVRDVAAGELGIIEVDEGAICTAMLDLYQNEGVIAEPAGALSVAALAQLRFEPGATVVCLLSGGNNDVSRYNEVIERSLVHQGLKHYFLVAFPQEPGALRRFLDEVLGPDDDVTLFEYVKRNNRDTGEALVGIELGTAGDLGALLERMDSSRLHCERLEPGSPAYRYLT, encoded by the coding sequence ATGTCTACTACGTCATCGATGTCCAGTGCCGCCGCCGACCTGACGGTGCACTCGATCATCGAGGCGCGCGCGCGGCTCGCCGGCGTGGTGTCGGTGAGCCCCCTGCAGCACTGCGAGCGACTCTCGGCGCTGACCGGGGCCAAGGTGTACCTCAAGCGAGAGGACCTGCAGGTCGTCCGGTCGTACAAGATCCGCGGCGCCTACAACCTGATGGCGCAGCTCACCGAGGCGGAGAAGGCGGCCGGGGTGGTCGCGGCGTCGGCCGGCAACCACGCCCAGGGCGTCGCGTTCGCGTGCCGCGCGATGGAGGTGCACGGGCGGATCTACGTGCCGACGACCACGCCGAAGCAGAAGCGGGATCGTATCCGGGCGCACGGAGGACGGTACGTCGAGCTGATCGCCACCGGCGAGACCTACGACGCGGCGGCTGCGGCGGCCAAGGACGACGTGACCTCGACCGGAGCCACCTGGGTGCACGCCTTCGACGACCCGCGCACGACCGCGGGCCAGGGCACCATCGGCGTCGAGCTCGTCGAGCAGCTGGGCGGCGTCGTCCCCGACGTGACCGTCATGCCGGTCGGCGGCGCGGGCTGCTTCGCCGGCGTCACCCGCTACCTGCGGTCGCAGTCCGCCTCGGCCACGATCGTCGGCGCCGAGCCCGCGGGCGCACCGTCGCTGGCGCGCGCGATCGAGGCCGGAGCACCGGTCGACCTGCCGACCATCGACCCGTTCGTCGATGGCGCCGCGGTGAAGAGGATCGGCTCCATCGGTTACGACGTCGCGGTGTCCGAGGGCGCCGCGGTGTGGCCCGCGCACGAGGTGCGCGACGTGGCGGCCGGGGAACTGGGCATCATCGAGGTGGACGAGGGCGCCATCTGTACCGCAATGCTGGACCTGTACCAGAACGAGGGCGTCATCGCGGAGCCCGCGGGCGCCCTGTCCGTGGCGGCGCTGGCGCAGCTGAGGTTCGAGCCCGGTGCGACGGTCGTGTGCCTGCTGTCCGGCGGCAACAACGACGTGTCGCGCTACAACGAGGTGATCGAGCGCTCGCTGGTGCACCAGGGTCTCAAGCACTACTTCCTCGTCGCCTTCCCCCAGGAGCCCGGCGCCCTGCGCCGCTTCCTCGACGAGGTGCTGGGACCCGACGACGACGTCACGCTCTTCGAGTACGTCAAGCGGAACAACCGCGACACCGGCGAGGCGCTCGTCGGCATCGAGCTCGGCACCGCGGGCGATCTCGGCGCTCTGCTGGAGCGGATGGATTCCTCGCGGCTGCACTGCGAGCGCCTGGAGCCCGGCTCTCCGGCGTACCGCTACCTGACGTAG
- a CDS encoding LLM class flavin-dependent oxidoreductase, translating to MTEAPFPRPRLSLLELAPVVDGASFGDALRDTIATAQEAERLGYERVWVAEHHSMPGIASSAPAVLIGQIAAATDTIRVGSGGVMLPNHQPLVVAEQFGTLDALFPDRIDLGIGRAPGTDQLTAHALRGGKVSESVDDFPQALAHLRAFLRDDFPADHPYVAISATPGVGSNPQMWLLGSSTFSAKLAGLLGLPFAFARHFAPQATLPALAEYRETFRPGDLDAPNAMLTVTVVAADTDEEAQRIAGPAKASMYRVRTGNPGRMMTYEQAAAQPLTPEQEHAIAPTTSAWIVGSQATVRDELRELLTRTQPQELMISGMIPGLVERKHSLELIKGAVDQLG from the coding sequence GTGACCGAAGCACCGTTCCCCCGCCCTCGCCTCTCCCTGCTCGAGCTCGCTCCCGTCGTCGACGGTGCGTCCTTCGGCGACGCCCTGCGCGACACCATCGCGACCGCACAGGAGGCCGAGCGTCTGGGCTACGAGCGGGTCTGGGTCGCGGAGCACCACTCGATGCCGGGTATCGCGAGCTCCGCCCCGGCGGTGCTCATCGGCCAGATCGCGGCCGCGACCGACACCATCCGGGTGGGCTCGGGCGGCGTGATGCTGCCGAACCACCAGCCCCTCGTCGTCGCGGAGCAGTTCGGCACGCTGGACGCGCTGTTCCCCGACCGCATCGACCTCGGCATCGGGCGCGCGCCGGGCACCGATCAGCTGACCGCGCACGCGCTGCGGGGCGGGAAGGTCAGCGAGTCCGTCGATGACTTCCCGCAGGCCCTGGCGCATCTGCGGGCGTTCCTGCGCGACGACTTCCCCGCCGACCACCCGTACGTCGCGATCAGCGCGACGCCGGGCGTCGGCTCGAACCCGCAGATGTGGTTGCTCGGCTCGTCGACGTTCAGTGCCAAGCTCGCCGGCCTGCTGGGGCTGCCCTTCGCCTTCGCCCGGCACTTCGCGCCGCAGGCGACGTTGCCCGCGCTCGCCGAGTACCGGGAGACCTTCCGCCCCGGGGACCTGGACGCCCCCAACGCGATGCTGACGGTCACGGTCGTGGCTGCGGACACCGATGAGGAGGCCCAGCGGATCGCCGGGCCGGCGAAGGCCTCGATGTACCGGGTGCGCACCGGCAATCCGGGGCGGATGATGACCTACGAGCAGGCCGCCGCGCAGCCGCTCACGCCCGAGCAGGAGCACGCCATCGCGCCGACGACGTCGGCGTGGATCGTCGGCTCGCAGGCGACGGTCCGCGATGAGCTGCGCGAGCTGCTCACCCGCACGCAGCCGCAGGAGCTGATGATCTCCGGCATGATCCCCGGTCTGGTCGAGCGCAAGCACAGCCTCGAGCTGATCAAGGGTGCAGTCGACCAGCTCGGGTAG
- a CDS encoding ABC transporter substrate-binding protein, producing the protein MRSRALFALPLLAAATVLTACGGSSDPAAESSGYPIPTQDVVSSVAVDPAAQALLPAGTKELTLGLTRQPGINNLPHGGEVPDGNPVGLDVDLRNAVAKALGVTWKQEIGTFSTIIPGVQNGRYQVGQGNFGVTRPRLEVVDFATYLNDGQSFVGSSKSGLTSVKTLEDLCGKKIVTGSGTTFQQILEKGVQQCTSKGKPAYTVQYLDDQGAVILSLQNNKVDAYFGPTLSLRYLVDKVPGTTFLGEYSTTVVGFVTAKGSPIAPAISQAINTLIARGEYQKLFEKWKVPTSALPKSEINPAAGF; encoded by the coding sequence ATGCGCAGCCGCGCCCTGTTCGCCCTGCCCCTGCTCGCCGCCGCCACCGTCCTCACGGCGTGCGGCGGATCGTCCGATCCCGCGGCGGAGAGCTCCGGCTACCCGATTCCGACGCAGGACGTGGTGTCCTCCGTCGCCGTGGATCCGGCCGCCCAGGCCCTCCTGCCGGCGGGTACGAAGGAACTGACGCTGGGACTCACCCGGCAGCCCGGCATCAACAACCTGCCGCACGGCGGAGAGGTCCCCGACGGGAACCCGGTCGGCCTGGACGTGGACCTGCGCAACGCCGTCGCGAAGGCCCTCGGCGTCACCTGGAAGCAGGAGATCGGGACGTTCTCCACGATCATCCCGGGTGTCCAGAACGGCCGGTACCAGGTGGGCCAGGGCAACTTCGGCGTCACCAGGCCGCGCCTCGAAGTGGTCGACTTCGCGACCTACCTCAACGACGGACAGTCCTTCGTCGGCTCGTCGAAGTCCGGCCTCACGAGTGTGAAGACGCTGGAGGACCTGTGCGGCAAGAAGATCGTCACCGGCTCCGGCACCACCTTCCAGCAGATCCTGGAGAAGGGCGTGCAGCAGTGCACATCGAAGGGCAAGCCCGCCTACACCGTCCAGTACCTCGACGACCAGGGCGCCGTCATCCTCAGCCTGCAGAACAACAAGGTCGACGCGTACTTCGGCCCGACGCTCTCCCTGCGGTACCTGGTGGACAAGGTGCCCGGGACGACGTTCCTCGGCGAGTACTCCACCACCGTGGTCGGTTTCGTGACGGCCAAGGGGTCCCCGATCGCGCCGGCGATCTCGCAGGCGATCAACACGCTCATCGCCCGCGGCGAGTACCAGAAGCTGTTCGAGAAGTGGAAGGTCCCGACGTCGGCCCTGCCGAAGTCCGAGATCAACCCGGCCGCGGGGTTCTGA
- a CDS encoding class I adenylate-forming enzyme family protein, translating to MSRAMRPDLSGVDPLVVNLTHRVCLGDLPTRGARSFGDRVALVDGGSTVTYRELESRANALARGLQTRGFRRGDAIALQLQNRWEFVVALFACAKLGVVAMPVNLLLAPGDVAYQLGDSGVRAVISEDVFVPALTAALDAAEHQVGAVYLVANGGGALPAEVGGIPSTAFTDVPDADDSVVETIVEDRDILHCLYTSGTTARPKGVVTSHVAVHISALSSAVALGVRPDVEPAVQPIALPLFHVTALDALLMPMLLTGGTAVLLRGFDPAALAGAFVEHRVTHLTLLPMMWAALLTRPELTDENTASLRTGLYAMAPMPAELLAALRARFPGAAIILGSGQTETTPASEVQWTGHQGVKDDSWGPATVSTDVAIMGDDGALLPPGEVGEIVYRAPQLMEGYWNNAAANTEAFAHGWFHGGDIGYLDDEGVVYFTDRAKDIIKSGGENVSSVEVERVLLGHDAVAEVAVVGTPHEHWGEAVTAFVVTSPSGAADGDALLEYARQNLAGFKAPKEIVFVDALPKTATGKIQKNLVRTLRETRT from the coding sequence ATGAGCCGTGCGATGCGTCCCGATCTGTCCGGTGTCGACCCCCTCGTGGTCAACCTCACCCACCGCGTGTGCCTGGGCGACCTGCCCACGCGAGGCGCGCGCTCGTTCGGCGATCGCGTCGCCCTCGTCGACGGCGGATCGACCGTGACGTACCGGGAGTTGGAGAGCCGGGCCAACGCGCTCGCGCGCGGCCTGCAGACCCGCGGCTTCCGGCGGGGCGACGCGATCGCGCTGCAACTGCAGAACCGGTGGGAGTTCGTGGTGGCGCTGTTCGCATGCGCGAAGCTCGGCGTGGTGGCCATGCCGGTGAACCTGCTGCTCGCCCCGGGCGATGTGGCCTACCAACTCGGTGACAGCGGCGTTCGCGCCGTGATCAGCGAGGACGTCTTCGTGCCGGCGCTCACTGCGGCCCTCGACGCCGCGGAACATCAGGTGGGGGCCGTCTACCTCGTCGCGAACGGCGGTGGCGCACTTCCCGCGGAGGTCGGCGGCATCCCGTCGACCGCCTTCACCGACGTACCCGACGCGGACGACTCGGTGGTGGAGACGATCGTCGAGGACCGCGACATCCTGCACTGCCTGTACACCTCGGGTACCACCGCCCGGCCGAAGGGTGTCGTCACCAGCCATGTCGCGGTGCACATCTCGGCGCTCTCGTCCGCGGTCGCGCTCGGCGTGCGGCCCGACGTCGAGCCCGCCGTCCAGCCCATCGCGCTGCCGCTGTTCCACGTGACCGCCCTCGACGCGCTCCTCATGCCGATGCTGCTCACGGGTGGCACCGCGGTCCTCCTGCGCGGCTTCGACCCGGCGGCGCTCGCGGGCGCCTTCGTCGAGCACCGGGTGACTCACCTGACGCTGCTCCCCATGATGTGGGCGGCCCTTCTCACCCGGCCCGAGCTCACCGACGAGAACACCGCCTCGCTGCGCACGGGCCTGTACGCGATGGCGCCCATGCCGGCCGAACTGCTCGCCGCCCTGCGGGCACGGTTCCCCGGGGCCGCCATCATCCTCGGCTCCGGCCAGACCGAGACCACCCCGGCGTCGGAGGTGCAGTGGACCGGCCACCAGGGCGTCAAGGACGACTCCTGGGGTCCGGCCACCGTCTCCACCGATGTCGCGATCATGGGCGACGACGGTGCCCTGCTCCCGCCGGGTGAGGTCGGCGAGATCGTCTACCGCGCACCGCAGCTCATGGAGGGGTACTGGAACAACGCCGCCGCGAACACGGAGGCCTTCGCGCACGGCTGGTTCCACGGCGGCGACATCGGCTACCTCGATGACGAGGGCGTCGTCTACTTCACCGACCGCGCCAAGGACATCATCAAGTCGGGTGGCGAGAACGTCTCCTCGGTGGAGGTCGAGCGCGTCCTGCTCGGCCACGACGCGGTCGCCGAGGTCGCCGTCGTCGGAACCCCGCACGAGCACTGGGGCGAGGCCGTGACGGCCTTCGTCGTGACCTCACCGTCGGGCGCGGCCGACGGCGATGCCCTCCTGGAGTACGCGCGACAGAACCTCGCGGGCTTCAAGGCGCCCAAGGAGATCGTCTTCGTCGACGCCCTGCCCAAGACCGCGACCGGCAAGATCCAGAAGAACCTCGTCCGGACCCTGCGCGAGACCCGGACCTAG
- a CDS encoding amino acid ABC transporter permease, whose amino-acid sequence MATTILSPSRPAQGPQAGTPTAPVHLVPRRRPARWLAAAVVAVLGAMLLHTLFTNERFEWPTVAHYFTQQAVLRGLWLTLWLTAVTFAAGFALGIGLAAMRLWGGSVLRTVSFVFVWLVRSVPPLVLLLFWFQLASLYPRLSLGIPFGPEFVTFDTTHLISGLVAAFIALTIDVAAFAAEIVRGGLVSVDPGQTEAARSLGLSPRRIFRRIVLPQAMPAIIPASGNLLIGLLKSTSLVSVIAVTDLLYSVQLVYNQNFKVMPLLLVATIWYVVITSVLAVGQYFVERRFNRGRRDARPFREILADAARLRPRLPRATHAAGDRG is encoded by the coding sequence ATGGCGACAACGATCCTCTCCCCGTCGCGGCCCGCGCAGGGCCCGCAGGCGGGCACCCCGACGGCACCGGTGCACCTGGTGCCGCGCCGCCGCCCCGCGCGCTGGCTGGCCGCCGCCGTGGTGGCGGTTCTCGGCGCGATGCTGCTGCACACCCTGTTCACCAATGAGCGCTTCGAGTGGCCCACGGTCGCCCACTACTTCACACAGCAGGCCGTCCTCAGGGGCCTCTGGCTCACGCTGTGGCTCACGGCGGTCACCTTCGCCGCCGGTTTCGCGCTCGGGATCGGGCTCGCGGCGATGCGGCTGTGGGGCGGGTCCGTGCTCCGGACGGTGTCGTTCGTGTTCGTCTGGCTGGTGCGGTCGGTCCCGCCGCTGGTGCTGCTGCTCTTCTGGTTCCAGCTCGCGTCGCTGTACCCGCGGCTGTCGCTGGGGATCCCGTTCGGCCCCGAGTTCGTCACGTTCGACACCACGCACCTCATCAGCGGGCTGGTCGCGGCGTTCATCGCGCTGACCATCGACGTCGCCGCGTTCGCCGCGGAGATCGTCCGCGGCGGGCTGGTGTCCGTGGACCCGGGCCAGACGGAGGCCGCGCGATCGCTGGGCCTGAGCCCGCGCCGCATCTTCCGCCGGATCGTCCTCCCCCAGGCGATGCCCGCCATCATCCCCGCCTCCGGCAACCTGCTCATCGGACTCCTGAAGTCGACGTCGCTGGTCAGCGTCATCGCGGTGACCGACCTGCTGTACTCGGTGCAGCTGGTCTACAACCAGAACTTCAAGGTGATGCCGCTGCTGTTGGTCGCGACCATCTGGTACGTCGTGATCACGTCCGTGCTGGCAGTGGGCCAGTACTTCGTGGAGCGCCGCTTCAACCGGGGACGACGGGACGCCCGCCCGTTCCGCGAGATCCTCGCCGACGCCGCACGACTGCGCCCCCGCCTCCCCCGCGCCACCCACGCGGCGGGAGACCGCGGATGA
- a CDS encoding DUF6054 family protein codes for MAKLEHAFTGDFDRALDVIDAHILRGSSSATYEDGSTITAGGVRVAVRVYERYSYTGSNRVSLNVTLVGRGEDLYVTGITSGGSQAVFFKINRFGEDAFLNKLRQALEAV; via the coding sequence ATGGCGAAACTGGAGCACGCGTTTACGGGCGACTTCGATCGGGCGTTGGACGTGATCGACGCCCACATCCTCCGCGGAAGCTCCTCCGCCACCTACGAGGACGGGAGCACCATCACCGCCGGTGGGGTGCGGGTCGCGGTGCGGGTGTACGAACGGTACAGCTACACGGGGTCGAATCGGGTGAGCCTGAACGTGACCCTCGTCGGGCGTGGCGAGGATCTGTACGTCACGGGCATCACGTCCGGCGGGAGCCAGGCGGTGTTCTTCAAGATCAACCGCTTCGGGGAGGACGCCTTCCTGAACAAGCTCAGGCAGGCGCTCGAGGCGGTCTGA
- a CDS encoding PPOX class F420-dependent oxidoreductase, which yields MQISETLTPAVVDFLSAGTRTGHLAYLGRDGRPLTTPVWFVVDDGALVFATGRDTPKGRLLAKDPRVAVSVDLQEPPYAFAQVQGIAEFVDDPDYLLRICTACGVRYMGAERGEEFGRRNAVPEEIIVRIRPTRVLFNGDVTA from the coding sequence ATGCAGATCAGCGAGACGCTCACGCCCGCCGTCGTCGACTTCCTCTCCGCCGGAACGCGGACCGGCCACCTGGCCTACCTCGGCCGGGACGGGCGGCCGCTCACCACCCCGGTATGGTTCGTCGTCGACGACGGTGCCCTCGTCTTCGCGACCGGCCGGGACACCCCGAAGGGGCGCCTCCTGGCGAAGGACCCGCGGGTCGCGGTGTCCGTGGACCTGCAGGAACCGCCGTACGCCTTCGCCCAGGTCCAGGGCATCGCCGAGTTCGTCGACGACCCGGACTACCTGCTGCGGATCTGCACGGCCTGCGGAGTCCGGTACATGGGGGCCGAGCGCGGCGAGGAGTTCGGCCGGCGCAACGCCGTCCCCGAGGAGATCATCGTCCGCATCCGGCCCACCCGCGTCCTGTTCAACGGCGACGTCACCGCGTAG
- a CDS encoding response regulator transcription factor, translating to MNEVRVVVADDQAAVRDALAAMLDLAPGISVVGAAADGVEAVALVREHHPDVLLTDLRMPNLDGAGATERVLTDAPETAVVLLTTFDDEESILRGLQAGARGYLTKNAGRAEIAAAIMAAAAGQSVLDPHVQQRLLASATGTSGSRRAPSAPPAVPPSDLTPRETEVLRLIADGLTNRDIAARLFVSESTVKTHINNLFAKAQLRDRAHAVRYAFDSGIAASGQGD from the coding sequence GTGAACGAGGTGCGTGTGGTCGTGGCCGACGATCAGGCGGCGGTGCGCGACGCGCTCGCCGCGATGCTCGACCTGGCACCCGGGATCTCGGTGGTCGGAGCCGCCGCCGACGGCGTCGAGGCCGTCGCCCTGGTGCGGGAGCATCACCCCGACGTCCTGCTCACCGACCTGCGGATGCCGAACCTCGACGGTGCCGGTGCCACCGAGCGCGTGCTGACGGACGCCCCCGAGACCGCGGTCGTACTGCTCACCACCTTCGACGACGAGGAGTCGATCCTCCGCGGCCTGCAGGCGGGCGCCCGCGGCTACCTCACCAAGAACGCGGGGCGTGCCGAGATCGCGGCGGCCATCATGGCGGCCGCCGCGGGGCAGTCCGTGCTGGACCCCCACGTGCAGCAGCGCCTGCTCGCCTCGGCGACCGGGACCTCCGGGTCCCGGCGGGCACCGTCGGCGCCGCCCGCCGTCCCGCCCTCCGACCTGACGCCCCGGGAGACGGAGGTGCTGCGGCTGATCGCCGACGGCCTCACCAATCGCGACATCGCCGCGCGCCTGTTCGTGAGCGAGTCGACGGTGAAGACGCACATCAACAACCTGTTCGCGAAGGCGCAGCTCCGGGACCGCGCGCACGCCGTCCGATACGCCTTCGATTCCGGGATCGCCGCATCCGGTCAGGGCGATTGA
- a CDS encoding LLM class flavin-dependent oxidoreductase, translating to MTIESLAFLTPGNYLDDDPAGGLEDTLRLIAFGEGLGYRGAWVRQRHLEHGISSAAVFLGAASQRTSTIELGTAVIPIGYENPFRLAEDLSLADALSGGRIQAGFSTGMPHADLLADVVFEGDWRAYELGHARVARTVEHLRGAYLGDEDARIESPGTVQRPRLQPHTPGLADRSWYGGTSLGSSRWTGEAGLHLLTGNIVSAAGIESDDFGTVQATLIDAYRAAGGTGRRVAVGRVIVPTDSADRATVARYREYARSRHDRTLRSHGERRTLFAEDLVGPIAEIAERLAADPAFTPESGPITEFRLELPYEFDVRDYEQILTDARGLLPALSSAA from the coding sequence GTGACGATCGAATCGCTCGCCTTTCTCACCCCCGGCAACTACCTCGATGACGATCCGGCGGGAGGGCTCGAGGACACGCTGCGGCTCATCGCGTTCGGCGAGGGCCTGGGCTACCGCGGCGCCTGGGTGCGCCAGCGCCACCTGGAGCACGGCATCTCGTCGGCGGCGGTCTTCCTCGGGGCGGCGTCGCAGCGGACCTCCACGATCGAGCTGGGCACCGCCGTCATCCCGATCGGCTACGAGAACCCCTTCCGCCTGGCTGAGGACCTCTCCCTCGCGGACGCCCTCTCGGGCGGGCGGATCCAGGCCGGCTTCTCCACCGGCATGCCGCACGCGGACCTGCTCGCGGACGTGGTCTTCGAGGGCGACTGGCGCGCGTACGAACTCGGTCACGCGCGGGTGGCGCGCACGGTCGAGCACCTGCGGGGCGCGTACCTCGGCGACGAGGACGCGCGGATCGAGTCCCCCGGCACCGTGCAGCGCCCCCGCCTGCAGCCCCACACCCCCGGCCTCGCCGACCGCTCCTGGTACGGCGGAACGTCGCTCGGCTCATCCCGGTGGACCGGCGAGGCCGGCCTGCACCTGCTGACCGGCAACATCGTCTCGGCCGCCGGGATCGAGTCCGACGACTTCGGCACGGTCCAGGCCACCCTCATCGACGCCTACCGCGCCGCGGGCGGGACCGGCAGGCGGGTCGCCGTCGGGCGCGTGATCGTGCCGACGGACAGCGCCGACCGGGCCACCGTCGCGCGGTACCGCGAGTACGCACGGTCGCGCCACGACCGCACGCTGAGGTCGCACGGCGAGAGGCGCACGCTGTTCGCGGAGGACCTCGTGGGGCCGATCGCGGAGATCGCCGAACGGCTCGCCGCCGATCCCGCGTTCACTCCGGAGTCCGGGCCGATCACCGAGTTCCGGCTCGAGCTGCCGTACGAGTTCGACGTCCGCGACTACGAGCAGATCCTCACCGACGCGCGCGGGCTGCTGCCCGCGCTCTCGTCGGCGGCCTAG
- a CDS encoding sensor histidine kinase, producing the protein MFDGDRMRFGFAASVVGLALAAFTLRWDEHLPFAPILYAVQCLVVASRALPASRLPERGWIAVEAVGAVTGGVLFALQPNPGTGILLYVSAVYYGVRFPQRVSIPLGVLLGGTVALGLGLQRSGDFWIGLTIAISVWAGIARRTRRERTRALEQLVEQTTLTAESEARSSALAERARIARDLHDVLAHTLSGAGMQLELADALLEANRPDDARAAVQRARGAIADGVIEARGVVHALREDTVDLPAALAALADGPDVTVRTLPVELSDAQARAILRVAQEAITNARRYAAGAPVTARLAPVPDGAELAVVNGPGTASGVPGSGMGLIGMRERAAEVGGTVHAGPNGDGGWTVRLTIPTKEDA; encoded by the coding sequence GTGTTCGACGGTGACCGCATGCGCTTCGGGTTCGCCGCCTCGGTCGTCGGCTTGGCCCTCGCGGCGTTCACGCTGCGCTGGGACGAGCACCTGCCGTTCGCGCCGATCCTGTACGCGGTGCAGTGCCTCGTGGTGGCGTCACGGGCGCTCCCGGCGAGCCGCCTTCCCGAACGTGGGTGGATCGCCGTGGAGGCGGTCGGGGCCGTGACGGGCGGCGTGCTCTTCGCGCTGCAACCGAACCCCGGGACGGGCATCCTGCTCTACGTCTCCGCGGTCTACTACGGCGTCCGGTTCCCGCAGCGGGTTTCCATCCCCCTCGGTGTCCTTCTCGGCGGCACGGTCGCGCTCGGCCTCGGGCTCCAGCGCTCGGGGGACTTCTGGATCGGCCTGACGATCGCGATCTCCGTCTGGGCGGGGATAGCGCGACGGACCCGGCGTGAGCGCACGCGGGCCCTCGAGCAACTGGTGGAACAGACCACGCTGACCGCGGAGTCCGAGGCGCGCAGCAGCGCCCTGGCCGAGCGCGCCCGGATCGCGCGGGACCTGCACGACGTCCTCGCCCACACCCTCTCCGGCGCGGGGATGCAGCTCGAGCTCGCGGACGCCCTTCTGGAGGCGAACCGGCCCGACGACGCCCGCGCCGCCGTTCAGCGCGCCCGCGGCGCCATTGCGGACGGGGTCATCGAGGCGCGTGGGGTCGTGCACGCACTGCGGGAGGACACCGTCGACCTGCCCGCCGCCCTCGCCGCGCTCGCGGACGGGCCCGACGTGACCGTGCGGACGCTGCCCGTCGAACTGTCGGACGCGCAGGCGCGCGCGATCCTGCGGGTCGCGCAGGAGGCGATCACGAACGCCCGGCGGTACGCCGCGGGCGCCCCCGTGACGGCCCGCCTCGCCCCCGTGCCCGACGGTGCCGAGCTCGCCGTGGTGAACGGCCCGGGCACGGCGAGCGGCGTGCCCGGTTCCGGAATGGGCCTCATCGGCATGCGCGAGCGCGCGGCCGAGGTCGGCGGCACAGTGCACGCCGGTCCGAACGGCGACGGTGGCTGGACCGTGCGCCTCACCATCCCGACGAAGGAGGACGCGTGA
- a CDS encoding amino acid ABC transporter ATP-binding protein, which yields MSAIEVRGLRKSFGGTEVLRGVDLDVAEGEVAIVLGPSGSGKSTLLRCINHMERPDDGYVRVNGDLIGYRESGRRGDAAVLRELHPRDVARQRRRIGMVFQQFNLFPHFTVLENLTEGQLATGVSPAEAAERGRELLARVGLAGREKAYPSQLSGGQQQRVAIARTLAMQPDVVLFDEPTSALDPELVGEVLAVIRDLAESGMTLVVVTHEIGFARDVADTVIFMDDGRIVETGGPAAIFADAEHPRTREFLAAVR from the coding sequence ATGAGCGCGATCGAGGTCCGCGGGCTGCGGAAGTCCTTCGGCGGCACCGAAGTGTTGCGCGGCGTCGACCTGGACGTGGCCGAGGGCGAGGTCGCCATCGTCCTCGGCCCCTCGGGGTCGGGGAAGTCGACACTGCTGCGCTGCATCAATCACATGGAGCGGCCCGACGACGGATACGTCCGGGTGAACGGCGACCTGATCGGCTACCGCGAGAGCGGACGTCGCGGCGACGCGGCCGTGCTGCGCGAGCTGCACCCCCGCGACGTGGCTCGGCAACGCCGCCGCATCGGGATGGTGTTCCAGCAGTTCAACCTCTTCCCGCACTTCACGGTCCTCGAGAACCTCACCGAGGGGCAGCTCGCCACCGGCGTCTCCCCCGCGGAGGCGGCCGAGCGAGGGCGCGAGCTCCTCGCCCGCGTCGGCCTCGCCGGCCGCGAGAAGGCGTACCCGTCGCAGCTCTCGGGAGGCCAGCAGCAGCGCGTGGCGATCGCCCGCACCCTGGCCATGCAGCCCGACGTCGTGCTCTTCGACGAGCCCACCTCGGCCCTGGACCCGGAGCTGGTGGGCGAGGTGCTGGCCGTGATCCGCGATCTCGCCGAGTCGGGCATGACCCTCGTCGTCGTGACCCACGAGATCGGCTTCGCCCGCGACGTCGCCGACACCGTGATCTTCATGGACGACGGCCGCATCGTCGAGACCGGCGGGCCCGCGGCGATCTTCGCCGACGCCGAACACCCCCGCACCCGCGAATTCCTCGCGGCCGTGCGCTGA